From the genome of Nicotiana sylvestris chromosome 1, ASM39365v2, whole genome shotgun sequence:
CCTGGTTTGATCGATTTTGTTTGCATCGGAGAGAGTGATGTCGGAGGGTATAAAACGTTGTTATTTTGCTCACACTCATTTCATGCTTGTATTGGGGTTTCCCTGTCCAGTCCCTTCATCTTCCATTCTGGAGATGGCGTTGGCAGGCGAGGCGATGGATTATACTTTGAACTTCGGTGAAGTCCCTTTCCAGAAGTTGAGATGTCTGAGATGGGTGGCATTCAAGTTATTTTGTAATAGTTCCTCTCCAGTTGGAATGCTTCTTTGCTCGCTTGCCCGTGCAACGCTTGTGCTCTTGTTTAAGCAAACAACAGAAGGTAAACCAAAATGAGAGTTTTCttacctcgatccgatgagtcgATGAACGATGGTAGCTTTATAGCGTTGTTCGCTCTGCCTGGCGTTTAAGTGATTAACGGAATGGTGGTTTGTGGATTCAGCAGCTGCATTCATCTCTTTTTCTCCCCCCTTTTTTTGATGCCCTGCCCCACGTGGGTTGGGTTTGTTTTGTCTCGCTCGTGAGTCGTCCAGTGTGTGGGAGGGGAGAATGTTAAAATAGGGCAAGATGTTTCCTGTTTTTTATAGAATCGTGCAGCAGGTGTCGTCTCCTCTTGTGAGCTTTGCGTGGATATTGATTGTGACTTTTTCTTTCATGTAGCATCAAGATCTAGATTAGCACGTGAGGTTTATCTACCATTCTTTCTCGTGGGTGATTATGTTTCACAGGTTTTGGACCTGAAGGAGACTAGGAAATTTGgctaagaaaccctcacagacggcgccaaattgtttgaccaaaagatagTTAAACCTTTTTGGGCTAATCAATTAATGATGAGGAGAGGAAAATCTTAGCCAAGCATAATCAACTTCAGATCTTAAAATGCATAGCGCAATAATGGATAATAAAATAGAAAGAACATTTTGTATTTCTTGAAGTTGCCAATCTTATCTTTTATAAGAAGAAGGCAATAACAGTTTACATCCTTCAAAGGAGGAAATTGATAGAgaagaagttgagagaaaaagacCCCCCTTTTCGGGTATCCCCTTCTATATATATAGTTCTCAGAATTTTACTGTGATCTTTGACCAATGTTCTCTTCACGTGATGATCTAGACGTCGTTACTCGAGTATCGTTCTTACTCAGCATTCATCGTCGATGATTGGACTGAGGTTGGCCGTGGCGTTTCTCTCCATTTCGCCACTTAGGCGAAATCCCAGCTTTGTTGACCactgtggtcagattttgatccATACACTGTGGAAAAAAACACATCCCCAACTAAATACTGGAAATTAGTAAGGAGAATTTAAGGGTGAGGTTTCTTAAAAATATCATATAAGAATTTCATTTGAAACCAGCCAACAAGCCGATCTGGCCTAAGCCAAATGCACCTTAATTTGTTGCATGAGAGTCTCAGTTGATTTGAAATTTTTAGTTCCAGTCCATAGAGTTGGTTGGAACTTCGGAAATATAGAGTAGAAAATTGATGCTTATGGGTTCTATCTATAAAGTTAAATTATGAGAATTTGTTAGATTTTTTTTTGCCCCCCGTTGCATCAAATGATATGTAAAGTGCATTGAAAGAAAGTATGGAAGTTGTAACTTTCTTTCACTTGCTTTTTTTTCAGAGTTCCTCTGGTACTGCATCGTGTAAATATTGTTACTTGGTCTAAAGTGCTCAAGTTGTGCAAACATAAAAGATGAGACTATTAGAGTTACAATCTGCAGCATGGATATATAAAAGACAATATTCATACAATTGATTCCTAACTATTTTTAATTAATGCATTAGACTGATTGGCTTTATCGGCCACAGAGCTAGGCTGATTTATTTACCACTAAAACAAAGGTAGAcactatacaacaacaacaaccacccggTATACTCCCAcgtgtggggtctggggagggtagtgtatacgcagaccttccCCTACCCCGgaagatagagaggttgtttccgaaagaccctcggttCAAGGTAGACACTATATAATGTATTATTGTTCTGTTTTTATTCGAATACACAAAACTCGGAGCAACACATTATTAGCCTTTGCTTTTCAGTGATCCATCAGTCAAATGTATTAGCCCTTGTGAGACCTGCTGGAAAGAAGCTTGGAAATAGCCCTAATGGTATTTGGGGTGGTCCTGCAACAACCTCCGACGAGAGAAGCTCCAGCATCACACCACTTGTCTACGTATGACACGAAATCTTCCTCTGCAACACCAGTTGTAGCCTACAACAATAAACGATATTCGTTCATCTTAAGTTTCGAGACAACAGAATAGGATCGCAGCCTATCTATACATGTTGATATATGCTGCTACAGAAATGCGTGTTTCAAAACCTTTACATTCATTCATTACAAGTCCTTAAAAGCCTTTGGCCTCTGAAACAGCTAAAATTTGGGCAGCAAAAATAGAAACTTACCACCCATTCCTTCCTTTCACTGTCATAAGTTTCACCACTGTTAGGATATACAAGTACTGGTTTACTTGTTACCTGCATATATATCGTTTTCCATTGAAGCATTAAAGTCTCAAGAGTTTAAAGTTAATTTATCACATTTTTCTTAAATATCAAATTCATATGGAAGTAACCAAAGGAGTCATATACCTTTCGGATCGATTGGATCAGCCCTTGAATATATCTAGGAGGGGTACAATTGATTCCAATTCCAACAACTTGCTTACACGAATCAGTGATCGAAGCACATTCTACCACGGAATCCCCACTAACCACATTGGTTCCATCTTTAGAACTGAAGGAAAACCAGGCTGGAATATTTATGGCCTCTTCCTCAAGAAGCTCAGCATAAGCCTATATGCAATGAAAATGGAGTTATATCACATAATCACCACTACTGTGTCCAGATATAAGATCGAGTTAAGGATAATAAACAGACTATATTGGATATCATAAAAGATCAAGAAGTTAAATACCTGAGCTTCCATTTTGTTGGGAGTTGTTTCGAATGCAATCAAATCAGCACCTGAATTGGCAAGAACCTGAACTCTCCTTCGATGAAAATCTTTAAGAGTTTTCACCATGATTGCATCACCATAAATTCCACTACAAATGAAAGACGAGTAATCAGTTTCTACTACTAGTAATCAACCATATCTTAACTTAGGTGCTCAAAATATAATATACCTCGATCGTTCGGCTAATAATAAGACGTTAAACATTAACTTACCTATATTCAGAACCATCAGCCAAATAAGCGCCATAGCTTCCCACAGATGCTGCAACCAAGATTGGTTTGTGCTTCAAATTACTTCCATTATTAAAATCATCCCAAGAACCTTTCGCAGCTCTGTCGTTATATATGTTTCGTGCTTCACATGCTATCTCCACGCTTCTCTTAAGTAATGCTTCACCTTCTTCCTTTAATATGCCCTTTGCTTCAAATCCCTGAAGTGTAGCCTGTCTCATGCAAATGGTACTTCAGATTTTTGTTTTAATGCAAGTGATCAAACAACTAATGCGACATAGAgcaataaaagaaataaacataagATGGGATTACAACCTGATAAGATGCAGAAATTATAATATTTGCACCAGCTTCCAGGTAATCTAGGTGCACCTGTTACATAAAACAGAAAAATAAgcatagatttttttttttcccCATTTCTATCAAATACAACACGCGATGGCAATTGGATAAAAATAAGCCAATATTGACAATTTAAGTTTTGTGCGCTGCTAAATCATATATTACGTTAATATGATGAAAGTTTACTCTATTTAATTAGATTGACATCAGCAGATTGAATTCCCTACCTCAACATTTGCTTCCGCAGTTATATATTTTTTACACCATCAAGATTAACTTATCCTACAACAACAGGTATCATACATAGCACGTCTAATATGGTAACGTAAAAAAAAAGGTAATAACCTGGAATAATTGATTAAATTGTGCAGATAGTGTAAAATTCTTTACAATTTCAGATATATAAGTTAAATTCATTAATGTCTAAGGCTTAATGGTAACTTTGCTATTTGGATAACACATCAAAATTTCCGTAATTTCACCTCAGTACTTTCTATGACCTGGGAGTGCTTGGTCTGAAATGGACCTTTTCTTTTGAACGATAAGGAAGCATATATATTAATATAAGCAAAAACTTACACCAAAGTTACATAGTCCCGTAGGACATTACTATTGTTTAAAGTTACTAGACTATTACAAACACTGGTACTTAGTTACTTAGATCATTTTGGTGAGAATAAGACCaatttttaggaaaataaattgGCATTTCCCCCTCAGTTTATACAAATTTGCAAATATGGCGACACTTGTAACAAGCAAATGTAAGATTCTTGCATCGTACTGACCCACATGACTGTTTAATATTCTACTCTGCTTTTATTAATTTTTCCATGTGCAGTTGATATATTTAACAGCAAAAAAGAGTACCAAAAATAATTCCTTTACGTTGCTAGATTTAATTCTTAATTGTGGTGACATATTTTGTATGCAAAATATGTGTCAGCATCATCTCTATAAAATAACTGAGAGGTGTCGAAGATAAGATCCACCACGTTTCTATCAAGGagataacaaaacaaaaaaaaatccattGCAGAATTCCAACGTCTGATGCAATCGAACATCATAAGACACTAATCAATTCTCCACATAGAACAGCTCacatgtgtgtgtatatatataaagtaaATAAATGAAAACAGGAAACAGAGAAACAGCTCACATGTACGTTCCACATAAACGAACAAATAATACGTAAATGAAATCTAGAGTCGATGAATAACAGGTGTAGCTCGAATTTACAGGTTAATTTTTCAGCTGGTCATTCAATTTacaatctttttttaaaaaaaaaacctttagATTAACATTTATCAGCTTAAAATCATTGATCACTTGTGACTAGTTACTCAGAAAATAAAACTGAGCGAAATTTAATATTATAGGCAAATACTATATCCAGCCTAATATATGCTCAAATCACTAGCTAAAGTTGTCAAAATGAATGAATAACAGATCAAAACAAAATtaggaagaagagaagaaagaaaataataagtACTATTTAAGTACAAGCATGTACGTGTCTAGATGATATGAAAAAATTAACATTTACACGGTACTAATATTTATTCTATTGCTACATAGTACTAATTAAAAAGGTCATTAACAAAATCATTAAAGATTAAAAAATAGAATAGCAGAAAATGAAACCTCATGTAACCTACGGTACCATAACCAATTATCAACAACGCAAACAAGTAATATAAGACTGTAGTCCAATAAACATTTCAATTTATCTTaatagtatttttttttataaatctcAACATGTTTAAAATCACACGATCCGAAAGTATGCTTTCCTTTTTGAATTTCGTTATCAGTTAAACTATgccatataaaataaaataagtaaCATCTTGTTACTTACAAATCAAAAGTTCTCATAAGCTAGAACAAAAGAATCATCATATCATAGacatacaattacaaaaataaataagagtGTTTGTTTTTCTTGGATGgcgttctatatatatatatatatatatatatggagtaGAAGTAGTGGCGTAATTTTTCGTAAGCGATGTCGCTATTTCTAGCCATAGGCCCGTAAcagtcaaaaaatattttgtgGAGCCAAGAACGTTCAAACCCAAGACCTCTCAAATCAAACTTGAAGCTGTTAATCCCTAGACTATTGAACTATTTTGATGCAAGTAGTTCACTTTTAATGATTTTATCTTGTATTTCtgttttacttattatttttatatatataaataataaaaaaaattcgacGAAGTGGTGTCCCGTGACACCGCTTGGGTCCATGTAAATCCACCCCTAAGGAGAAGAGGTAATTAATTAAAGTACGTACCCTTCTTATAAGATGAGGAGAGCTAATAAGGCATTTGGCACTCCAAAGAGGATCATTTAAGTCAGCACCATGACGTTCCAGCTCCGTCGCAAGACCACCGTCGATGACGGCATAGCCACCGCACTGCCGGAGGAAATCAGCCAAAAGTGGGAACCCTTCAACGGTTTTCAACCccatatgattttttttttttttcctttttacctGTGAAAATTAAATATAGACTAAAAATTGATTTGTGAACTTCTCAGAAGTTGAAAGGCAAGTAAGCTTAATGAGGAGAGTTGCAAGCGGTGAATACAATACATGCGTGTATTTGCCAGATTTATAAGAACCAAGAAGATTGTATATTATTGTTATTATCAATGCCCATATAGTTTGTAAAATATCAAATTCACTACGCAAAGTTTTATTAGTGAAATATTATTACCAACAAGGGACGGTTCAACAAAATTGGTGACCTAAAGCAAAACcttaaggaatttttacatttttatgccatataggaaactatattaccctcaatgtttaaggtttaatataattacatttagtatacctaattatCATTTATATACCATTAGTGATTTTTAAGGGTATTAATTATACTCCTAATTTAATGGTACAGTATAGTCCTTCTAATACCACTCCCCCCACATTTCTCTCTCCAATTCTCACACCTTCACCCACGTTTTCCTCCCACACCCATAATTTCTGTATCAAAATCTCATTATTTCTTCCATAGCCAAGGCATTGTCGGCACTTCTGCAATCTTCTCCCAATGCTTTTGTGCCCGGGGAAGATGAGCACAAGCCTGGTCGATTTAATGGTTATGATTTCGGGTTCcttcagtaatataagaggaaaggaaaagagagcaacaattccgtcattgacaaccattaaaaaactttgaagctttgaattcaaatttgggttttcaagaatcattatttgtttggaatggGTGTTGTtataaataattgggaatatggtttggagtttatatctcaattttgaggggttttggtgaagattagacttggttttggctgaattttaaattgaaactcgaaaaagaaaaagacatgacatacattatattgcagcaattgtagaaaaattgtagactgttgtttatttatttttgaacttttatATTTTTGTGTTAAAATTTTTAATGGGAGCTTGTTATTCTACTtcgtctgttttggagctaacttgtgtagaggagaagatgttttttaagttatatatattgctatacctttaaattcaagaaagtatggttgtattgtatttaaagatGCATAaatttgtagaataggttgaatgtgaggaatgagtcaaataagactcacaatggcTTATTTTTTacatttaatctacaacaaaactacatatcatttgaaaaattaatatgaaaatacagaatttcaatgtttctacaaattatctacaaaatttctacaaactgttcataacagaatttatctttattttcatgcatgttcgtcTGTAACactaaaattacttgatatgtcaacatctcccgttatagaggaatacaacttatctataattttttataactttcacacattatttccacctatttaaatataactacaataacataaaatttgagctttgtgtttttgtgttaaaaattttgatgggagcttgttattccacttcgtctattttggagctaacttgtgcagaggagaagatattttttaagttatatatattgctatagctttaaattcaagaaagtatggttgtattgtatttaaagaggcgtgaatttgtagaataggttgaatgtgaggaatgagtcaaataagactcacaatggcTTGTTTTCTACATTTATTCTACGATAAAACTGCATataatttgaaaaattaatatgaaaatacagaatttcaatgtttctacaaattatctacaaactttctacaaactgttcataacagaatttatctttattttcatgcatgttcgtctgcaacactaaagttacttgatatgccaacatctcccgttatagaggaatacaacttatctataattttctacaactttcacacattattttcacccagtgaaatacaactacaataacataaaacttacatacaaattttatacaatatattttttgtatattttgtatctgatttatacatagtaaaaataattttcatacaactaattatatattatacaaattatctacaattttcgtacattatttctactaagttatatacaactacaatataataccacttaaatataatttttatacaatgttgttcaactttcatacaatagttaaatgaataaaagaaaaataaataaacaacagaatacaatttttctacaatttttgcaatataatgtatgtcatgtcttcttcttcttcttcttctttttcaagtttcaatccgaaattcagccaaaatcaagtctaatcttcaccaaaaaaaatttgagatataaactccaaaccatattctcaattattaacaacaacatccaatccaaacaaataatgatttttgaaaacccaaatttgaattcaaagctttttaatggctatcaatggtggaattgctgctctcttttcctttgctttgtattactgaaatttggacataattgcgtttgatgtagaagaattgtagaagatttagtcgtttttgatttgtgaaatcagaAAAAAGTTTGAAACACAATGTATCGAAAAAGCAGAGATGCTAAATTTGAAACGAAACTGACGAAGAAGATTAATGTGTGTGATTTGCGTTGTGGAAGATCTGGAAGAATATGTGATCCCCCAATTTTAGCGCGTCTAAATAAGGAAGCCTACAGCTATAATGATTCTTTATTTAATGCATTGTCTATATtatgtagaaatactattagcatgaagggtaatatgcaaactatgaacatatttggtaatatagtttcctatatggtataggaacgaaaatttcccAAACCTTAATAAGAGGCCCATTTTTTTCTTCCTAAAtcgtatatatttttatttaaagttTATTTTCTTAACTATTTAAGATGAAAAGTTATTTATTAATAACCTTTAAATTTGTTCTCTTTTAATCTCTCTATTGAGATAAATTTTAGATAAGATTTTATTAACTCTAATATTAAAAGTTTCTTTCCGCATATGCAACTATTATAAGAATTATTAATATTTTTCTACAAGCAATATAtgcatttgaaaaaaaaagtaattctttttatttgattgaatacatatattaaaatattgTTGTTTACTTGTACAATTTTTCTTAATACTTTAATTCAAAAAATATGTGCGAACCATCAATATTGTgggcacctaatttttgacaatatttaattcttgtcacttcttttatgtaaatatttttacGGGTTTTAACCTAAattttttagctttgttacactttttattatagtgtaaaaatacaaaattttaaaagttattatttttattttaaattaataaaaaatccgaaaatattaatTGTTTTTTAAATTTCGGGagagattaaaaaaaataagaaaaaggaaagtatggaatcaaaaaaaaaaagtaaaagtaggtggaattctcttttttttttaaagtaaaagaaagtggaaaattaaaaaaatataaaagtaaatttttgtggaaatttaaaaaaaagagtaaaagaaagttggaactaaaaaataaatataaaggtatctgaaaattaaaaaaaaagtaaaagtaaaagaaagtagaatttttaaaagaaaagcaaaagaaagtggattattatttttaagtaaagtaaaatgagtggaaaaaaaaaagaaaagtaattaaagttgaaatttaaaaaataaaagtaattaaaattgaaattttaaaaaataaaagtaagaaaaggtggggatttattttataaaaaaaacaaaatgtaagtgggatttcttttaattaaaaaattaaaaaaaaaatctgaaaaatttcgaaattttttgctataaatagaagagaaaatctaagaagaataaaggagagaaaagagaggagagaattgagagaaacaaattttttcttcttctacgctACGACAATTTCTACTTGtgtcattctttcttcttctttctttcgaaaatttccagcaattcaacaccccaaaacccaccaaaaatacttcaaaacatcccttttacatgcCAAAGAGTGGTGTAAACAGTCGAGGTCGAGGATTCCGTTGGAGCTCTGTTCACCAGCTTTGATGATCATCTTCGCTTATGCTTGTTCGGCGTACGTCTGAGTTATTGTACATATTCTTGGAGACTCATTTAATTGAAAATCTTTCATTAAATGGTTTATTCTTCCctctattttttttatcttattttatgtgatttaatttatttatctttaaactttataaataataatataaatcaatccttaaatgttATATGCTTAATCATGTTTATGAAAATATAGTATTTAAACTTGCTAAAAGTTTAAAAGATTTGGACACTAATAAGTTTAGGTTTCAATTGTTGGGATGTAGGGTGTTGGTATATGATAGTTTATTTATTCAAATATCTAAAATCATACACTTTTTTCACAAACAATTCCATAACTCTTGGCCTTACAATAATCTTAaattagtttaggaaaataattcaagtgTGCTAGTTTATTTAGGTgcgctttaaataattaaatatcatgGCTATGTGTATGGTCTTAGTGGTATAATTGTGATATGTAACAAAATAAGTATTAGTACGCGTACTTATTTCAAGATAACTTTTTCTTAATTTTAATCAAGCAATAAGAGCAGACATAGGTAAAAGATGAGATCCAATAAAACACAAGTTATCCAAAAAAATATAAGCCAAATGTAGTAAATAAAGCAACCGTGCTAGGACCACGGGACTCGgtgaatgccttacaccttctccccagTCAACAGAATTCCATACCCGAACTTTATTttgcagaccaataataatagagtcaaaccttcctttgaatagggattcaaataaaaggtaaCTTGGAATACCggcaaaaatcaattccaagtggcgactctgtaaataaaataatccctactcaaatttgtcactttaattggaaaagttctttaacccacaatcaataacacacattatcttttggaggggtaaaaaaggggtgtgacagctctggcgactctgctggggactattaATAAGAATTCGAGCTTTGTATATTGATTTTTGTTTGGCTTTTATCATGTTTTGGATATTATTGTGTTTGGGATCATAATGTGCTATTTGTCGCttatttaccgctttaatatttaTTTGAACTATGATATAAATTGTATCCTCTCTcgcacccctctgagtcttctgataGGTAGTTATGTTGTGTTTGCCTACCAGCATCACAAAATTTCTATCTTGAGATAAAGCCAGTTAGCCTACCAGTTTTTGGTGAAGGATTTAATCACACATGTTTAGGTGGGAGAGCCGTTAGCTAGCCACTATTGT
Proteins encoded in this window:
- the LOC104249776 gene encoding homocysteine S-methyltransferase 2-like, with the translated sequence MGLKTVEGFPLLADFLRQCGGYAVIDGGLATELERHGADLNDPLWSAKCLISSPHLIRRVHLDYLEAGANIIISASYQATLQGFEAKGILKEEGEALLKRSVEIACEARNIYNDRAAKGSWDDFNNGSNLKHKPILVAASVGSYGAYLADGSEYSGIYGDAIMVKTLKDFHRRRVQVLANSGADLIAFETTPNKMEAQAYAELLEEEAINIPAWFSFSSKDGTNVVSGDSVVECASITDSCKQVVGIGINCTPPRYIQGLIQSIRKVTSKPVLVYPNSGETYDSERKEWVATTGVAEEDFVSYVDKWCDAGASLVGGCCRTTPNTIRAISKLLSSRSHKG